Proteins encoded by one window of Nilaparvata lugens isolate BPH unplaced genomic scaffold, ASM1435652v1 scaffold2192, whole genome shotgun sequence:
- the LOC120355490 gene encoding uncharacterized protein LOC120355490 — MTPTSIYQAALYLVLALSVSALDPKYRSEDFLASREHGLDTYNIFHIRQCLMSSSKFNHDLATMYNDVSNWYLKIAGEHEVGEELCQQIHCAYDLRNCLHPSFTSLEFLEAVITKSVEVCSAYCQHGLSTTSSTSISNGASRS, encoded by the coding sequence ATGACGCCTACAAGCATCTACCAAGCAGCGCTCTACCTCGTGCTAGCACTCAGTGTCAGTGCACTGGATCCAAAGTATAGGAGTGAAGACTTTCTAGCATCCAGGGAGCATGGACTGGATACATACAACATTTTCCACATCAGGCAATGTCTGATGTCATCCAGCAAGTTCAACCACGACCTTGCAACAATGTACAATGATGTTAGCAACTGGTACTTAAAAATCGCAGGAGAGCATGAAGTGGGGGAGGAACTGTGTCAACAAATCCACTGCGCATATGATCTGCGCAACTGTCTCCACCCATCATTCACATCGCTGGAATTCCTTGAAGCAGTTATTACAAAGTCAGTCGAGGTGTGCTCAGCCTACTGTCAACATGGGCTGTCAACAACATCCAGTACTTCAATCAGCAATGGCGCCAGCAGATCCTGA
- the LOC120355493 gene encoding uncharacterized protein LOC120355493 codes for MSYCLYFVRDKDLLPSWLTITNLIPHEPIVYRGPDAARHFMKTLTMYAKELDEAIDCRNIKLLPLTKREQAQHNAADFCEACNERFNEDKVYDHCHITGIYRNALCRKCNLQRQRQSFIPVFLHNSSNYDTHLIIPELGRDKDQLFVIPNSLEKYISFTKRISTKMHLRFIDTFRFTPDSLDNLVANLVKSASNPGDLTKVLPHTAKVFTEQS; via the coding sequence ATGAGTTATTGCCTCTACTTTGTTAGAGATAAGGACTTGCTTCCATCATGGCTGACAATCACTAACCTAATCCCTCATGAGCCAATTGTCTACAGGGGTCCTGATGCTGCCAGACATTTCATGAAGACCCTCACCATGTATGCAAAAGAGTTAGATGAGGCAATTGACTGCAGGAATATCAAGTTGCTCCCACTAACCAAAAGAGAGCAAGCACAACATAATGCAGCCGACTTCTGTGAGGCCTGCAATGAACGGTTCAATGAAGATAaggtgtatgaccattgtcatataacTGGTATCTACCGGAATGCATTATGCCGTAAATGCAACCTGCAGCGACAACGACAATCATTCATACCAGTGTTTCTCCACAACTCATCAAACTATGATACACACCTTATTATTCCAGAGCTGGGTAGAGATAAGGATCAGCTGTTTGTCATCCCAAACTCGTTGgaaaagtatatatcattcACCAAACGAATATCTACAAAAATGCACCTTCGATTCATCGATACATTCCGGTTTACACCTGATAGTTTAGACAACCTGGTCGCTAACCTAGTCAAATCAGCATCGAATCCAGGAGACTTGACCAAAGTGCTACCACATACTGCCAAGGTGTTCACTGAGCAAAGCTGA
- the LOC120355491 gene encoding uncharacterized protein LOC120355491, whose amino-acid sequence MRPVDVKSKKHERLLLSRLSKQRQEYKEKLVSKPQNKFYPGPSQSIEPGDKVRISKYKKTFDKGYLANWTNELFTVRRVRPTVPVTYELEDYRGEPIEGGFYSEEIVKTKVPSVFEIEKVLRKRGNKLLVRWKGYSSSHDSWIDKNDLV is encoded by the coding sequence ATGCGGCCAGTTGACGTTAAGAGCAAGAAGCATGAGAGGCTGTTGCTTTCCAGGCTCAGCAAACAAAGGCAAGAATATAAGGAAAAGTTGGTCAGCAAACCTCAAAACAAGTTTTATCCAGGTCCTAGTCAGAGTATTGAGCCTGGTGATAAAGTGAGAATCAGCAAGTATAAAAAGACGTTTGACAAGGGATATCTAGCCAATTGGACTAATGAACTGTTCACAGTAAGACGTGTGCGACCTACAGTGCCTGTAACCTATGAATTGGAGGACTATAGAGGTGAACCCATTGAAGGAGGATTCTATTCTGAAGAAATTGTAAAGACAAAAGTGCCCAGTGTtttcgaaattgaaaaagtgttgAGGAAAAGAGGGAATAAACTGTTGGTACGTTGGAAAGGATATAGCTCCAGTCACGACTCATGGATTGATAAGAACGATCTTGTGTAA
- the LOC111061038 gene encoding uncharacterized protein LOC111061038 has product MGVLDVTQNGPSSDNSIIGFEYHSHAPYTVSYNANDEIRIPIQQQDVYTLPSESYLHLEYTVTGAANAAVAGTPCVSGFFGNVFSEIRYEINGVEVDGIRNPGVTSLMKNAVTFERDEWTKMEGAGYKFSPTHGFTDFAANGADTTIMDVPLRYLLGFAEDYRQILLNVKQELVLRVSPNFHDCVNVAAANVAITKLLWRMPYVEVADDVKLRLLQIVQNDTPISISFRHWELYTYPTLPQTRKHTWTVKSTSQHEKPRYIVVGLQTARRGVAAANSSRFDKCNMKDVRVFLNSRYYPYESIDGDDNRIYNMYAAFNGVYNHGNARASNPLFEKNAIGDGKIMLFAFDCSRQNESLKTGSIDVRIEFEASENIAGNTTAYCMMIHEMTKEYRPMSGLVLSA; this is encoded by the coding sequence ATGGGAGTTTTGGATGTGACACAGAATGGACCGTCATCGGACAACAGTATCATTGGGTTTGAGTACCATTCTCATGCACCCTATACTGTAAGCTATAATGCCAACGATGAGATACGGATTCCAATTCAACAGCAAGATGTTTACACACTGCCATCGGAGAGCTATCTACATTTGGAGTATACTGTGACTGGAGCTGCCAACGCTGCTGTGGCCGGAACTCCATGTGTCTCTGGATTCTTTGGCAATGTGTTTTCAGAGATACGCTATGAAATCAATGGTGTGGAGGTGGATGGTATACGCAATCCTGGAGTTACCAGCCTAATGAAGAATGCTGTTACATTTGAACGTGATGAGTGGACCAAGATGGAAGGAGCTGGCTACAAGTTTAGCCCAACTCATGGATTCACCGATTTTGCTGCCAATGGAGCCGACACTACAATCATGGATGTGCCTTTGAGATACCTGCTAGGCTTTGCCGAAGACTATAGACAGATTTTGCTCAATGTGAAACAAGAGCTGGTGTTGAGGGTCAGCCCCAACTTTCACGACTGTGTGAATGTTGCTGCTGCTAATGTAGCAATCACAAAGCTTTTATGGAGAATGCCGTATGTAGAAGTGGCAGATGATGTGAAACTGCGTCTGCTACAGATTGTACAGAATGACACACCCATCAGTATATCATTTCGACATTGGGAGTTGTATACCTATCCAACGTTACCACAGACAAGAAAGCATACATGGACTGTCAAGTCAACATCACAGCATGAAAAGCCACGATACATTGTGGTTGGGCTACAGACTGCAAGACGAGGTGTGGCAGCAGCCAACAGTTCTCGCTTTGACAAGTGTAATATGAAGGATGTTCGAGTGTTTTTAAACAGCAGATACTACCCATATGAGAGCattgatggtgatgataatCGCATCTACAACATGTATGCAGCTTTCAATGGAGTCTACAACCATGGTAATGCTCGTGCAAGCAACCCTCTGTTTGAAAAGAATGCCATCGGTGATGGAAAAATAATGCTGTTTGCTTTTGATTGCTCCCGCCAAAATGAGTCACTCAAAACTGGAAGTATCGATGTGAGGATTGAGTTTGAAGCATCTGAAAACATTGCAGGTAATACAACTGCCTACTGTATGATGATTCACGAGATGACTAAAGAGTATCGACCAATGTCAGGCCTTGTACTGTCGGCATAA